Proteins encoded by one window of Mercenaria mercenaria strain notata chromosome 4, MADL_Memer_1, whole genome shotgun sequence:
- the LOC123551718 gene encoding carbohydrate sulfotransferase 11-like translates to MVDVQRSCNKRMISVVAVIFLVNIALYAVRYVSISPQDGGTSENKQEYEKNREIGAVFAARQHHLRDVCLMKGHIPPLTVAESTFKGGTVVEIRHNILYCPVQKVGSSFWRKTLTAMSRQGRLNSPFQVEPSKNNKLELYQNFRKSSNGTTYQKDLFMTTATSLIVVRDPYTKLFSAYVDKLYHPNYLFWKITGKQIAKMTKNKNSIVCGNDISFSSFIKYIISKTKGGGRKLNRHFTPIYKHCHPCKTKYDFIMKFENFKEDLYYIIDNWNARFNLNISFRDFERQAAINIASKHINISFSTIKMFSKICNISVHNFLLRTWRFLQISGLLPKEIDMPFPNNESSSRITKEMYFNVIKDVLSRDIDWARVKKQRQEALVQAYQRINRTDMEKLRKIVRPDCQYFDYDESPDYLFEKSSVKFNYFDGISMS, encoded by the exons ATGGTGGACGTACAAAGATCATGTAACAAACGAATGATTTCAGTTGTCGCAGTGATATTCCTGGTCAATATTGCATTGTATGCAGTTAGATATGTATCAATATCACCTCAAG ATGGTGGTACGTCCGAAAACAAACaagaatatgagaaaaacagAGAAATTGGAGCAGTATTTGCTGCTAGGCAACATCATCTTAGAGATGTATGTCTAATGAAAGGACACATTCCGCCCCTCACGGTGGCTGAAAGTACATTCAAAGGGGGGACAGTCGTTGAAATTAGACATAACATACTCTACTGTCCAGTTCAGAAGGTTGGTTCATCATTCTGGAGAAAGACTTTAACAGCCATGAGCCGTCAAGGCAGACTTAACTCCCCTTTCCAAGTGGAACCAAGTAAGAATAATAAACTTGAACTATACCAAAATTTTCGAAAGTCTAGTAATGGGACCACATATCAGAAAGACCTGTTTATGACAACTGCTACATCACTTATCGTTGTTCGTGACCCATatacaaaactgttctccgcCTACGTAGATAAACTCTACCATCCAAACTATCTATTTTGGAAGATCACAGGTAAACAGATCgcgaaaatgacaaaaaataaaaatagtatcgTATGTGGAAATGACATatcattttcttcttttataaaatatatcatttccaAAACAAAGGGAGGAGGAAGGAAACTTAACCGTCACTTTACTCCTATATACAAACATTGTCACccttgtaaaacaaaatatgacttcataatgaaatttgaaaacttCAAGGAAGACCTTTACTATATTATAGATAACTGGAATGCCAGATTTAACCTCAACATATCATTTCGAGATTTTGAAAGGCAAGCAGCCATAAATATTGCATCAAAACATATAAACATCAGTTTCTCCacaattaaaatgttttcaaaaatctGCAATATTTCCGTACATAATTTTTTATTACGCACATGGCGATTTCTCCAAATAAGTGGACTTCTGCCAAAAGAAATTGATATGCCATTTCCGAATAATGAAAGTTCCTCTCGTATAACAAAAGAAATGTACTTTAACGTTATCAAAGATGTGTTATCACGTGACATTGACTGGGCACGAGTGAAGAAGCAACGACAAGAAGCTCTCGTGCAAGCGTATCAGAGAATTAATAGGACAGACATGGAGAAACTAAGAAAAATAGTGAGACCCGATTGTCAGTACTTTGACTATGATGAATCTCCGGATTACTTGTTTGAGAAAAGTAGTGTAAAATTTAACTATTTTGATGGAATAAGTATGTCCTAA
- the LOC123551717 gene encoding uncharacterized protein LOC123551717 isoform X3 produces the protein MDLVIKIVLLFCLSQGLFGIGAKPDCNGKGANSCAPTTPTATTTTTTATIHSTNEDNVQSAVHTTTTATTASSKEPHAKAQGRQYKYEAVYIVIPVVAVVVVVAVIMGVVCCIKRRRIKLSLPRVLYRRNNPTETNSHGTAITNIAFNGAEVSLKESPTSVHTNQSLDSGYAEIPIGITEECPDNEYQTIDILPEDQTLFANTYGHLKDKSGCFDSKTYSHIGEKHTGSTVSKPENMNYSHIGKQPGQELQLNVSEDKRDITYNTLDTLSKLNIGRNVTNEKNKNNEEAEYNHAIAGRTGSLSEIKIPDEYAHLNSAVQIKQTHDMTVYRTVAAGNEDELHEMHRPGYSKDTEKLITEEEKGASVHYSKVIKTNATTDSPNKSLPRNDGYELAVALKHDYLILEPEKEPGNETDVQFHVAENEGFGERRLSECEESQNHQYFILEKNTNLS, from the exons ATGGATTTAGTGATAAAAATTGTGCTACTATTTTGTTTATCTCAAG GTTTATTCGGTATTGGTGCTAAGCCAGACTGCAATGGCAAAGGAGCAAATTCATGCG caCCGACTACACCTACAGCTACAACTACAACTACAACTGCAACCATACATTCAACGAATGAAGACAATGTGCAGTCAG CTGTTCATACCACTACCACTGCTACGACGGCATCCTCTAAGGAACCACATGCTAAGGCCCAAG gaagACAGTACAAATATGAAGCTGTGTACATTGTTATTcctgttgttgctgttgttgttgttgttgcagtaATCATGGGTGTCGTCTGCTGCATTAAAAG AAGAAGGATCAAGTTGTCTCTCCCGAGAGTTCTTTACAGGAGAAATAATCCAACAGAAACAAACAGTCATGGAACAGCTATAACAAATATAGCATTTAACGGTGCCGAAGTATCTCTAAAAGAGTCTCCAACATCTGTTCATACGAACCAGTCTTTGGATAGTGGGTATGCTGAAATTCCTATTGGTATAACTGAGGAATGTCCTGACAATGAGTACCAGACAATAGACATCTTACCTGAAGATCAAACACTATTCGCCAATACTTATGGACATTTGAAAGACAAAAGTGGTTGTTTTGATAGCAAAACGTATTCACATATAGGCGAAAAGCATACAGGCAGCACCGTATCTAAACCCGAAAATATGAACTATTCCCACATTGGAAAACAACCAGGCCAAGAACTACAGTTAAATGTTTCTGAGGACAAGAGAGATATTACGTATAACACTTTAGATACTCTGTCAAAACTTAACATAGGAAGGAATGTAACGAAcgaaaaaaataagaataatgaAGAAGCAGAATACAATCATGCGATAGCTGGAAGGACTGGATCTCTTTCTGAAATAAAGATACCAGATGAATATGCACATCTGAATAGTGCTGTACAGATAAAACAAACACACGATATGACAGTATATCGGACCGTCGCGGCTGGCAACGAAGACGAGTTACATGAGATGCACAGGCCCGGATATTCCAAGGATACTGAGAAGTTGATCACCGAGGAAGAAAAGGGCGCTTCTGTACACTACAGTAAAGTAATAAAAACCAATGCGACGACTGACAGCCCTAATAAATCATTGCCAAGAAACGATGGTTACGAACTTGCAGTGGCTTTAAAACATGATTACCTGATTCTTGAGCCTGAAAAAGAGCCTGGCAATGAAACGGATGTACAGTTTCATGTGGCTGAAAACGAAGGTTTTGGTGAAAGGAGACTTTCTGAATGTGAGGAATcacaaaatcatcaatattttattttggaGAAAAATACAAACCTTTCTTAA
- the LOC123551717 gene encoding uncharacterized protein LOC123551717 isoform X1 has product MDLVIKIVLLFCLSQGLFGIGAKPDCNGKGANSCAPTTPTATTTTTTATIHSTNEDNVQSAVHTTTTATTASSKEPHAKAQAVHTTTTATTASSKEPHAKAQGRQYKYEAVYIVIPVVAVVVVVAVIMGVVCCIKRRRIKLSLPRVLYRRNNPTETNSHGTAITNIAFNGAEVSLKESPTSVHTNQSLDSGYAEIPIGITEECPDNEYQTIDILPEDQTLFANTYGHLKDKSGCFDSKTYSHIGEKHTGSTVSKPENMNYSHIGKQPGQELQLNVSEDKRDITYNTLDTLSKLNIGRNVTNEKNKNNEEAEYNHAIAGRTGSLSEIKIPDEYAHLNSAVQIKQTHDMTVYRTVAAGNEDELHEMHRPGYSKDTEKLITEEEKGASVHYSKVIKTNATTDSPNKSLPRNDGYELAVALKHDYLILEPEKEPGNETDVQFHVAENEGFGERRLSECEESQNHQYFILEKNTNLS; this is encoded by the exons ATGGATTTAGTGATAAAAATTGTGCTACTATTTTGTTTATCTCAAG GTTTATTCGGTATTGGTGCTAAGCCAGACTGCAATGGCAAAGGAGCAAATTCATGCG caCCGACTACACCTACAGCTACAACTACAACTACAACTGCAACCATACATTCAACGAATGAAGACAATGTGCAGTCAG CTGTTCATACCACTACCACTGCTACGACGGCATCCTCTAAGGAACCACATGCTAAGGCCCAAG cTGTTCATACCACTACCACTGCTACGACGGCATCCTCTAAGGAACCACATGCTAAGGCCCAAG gaagACAGTACAAATATGAAGCTGTGTACATTGTTATTcctgttgttgctgttgttgttgttgttgcagtaATCATGGGTGTCGTCTGCTGCATTAAAAG AAGAAGGATCAAGTTGTCTCTCCCGAGAGTTCTTTACAGGAGAAATAATCCAACAGAAACAAACAGTCATGGAACAGCTATAACAAATATAGCATTTAACGGTGCCGAAGTATCTCTAAAAGAGTCTCCAACATCTGTTCATACGAACCAGTCTTTGGATAGTGGGTATGCTGAAATTCCTATTGGTATAACTGAGGAATGTCCTGACAATGAGTACCAGACAATAGACATCTTACCTGAAGATCAAACACTATTCGCCAATACTTATGGACATTTGAAAGACAAAAGTGGTTGTTTTGATAGCAAAACGTATTCACATATAGGCGAAAAGCATACAGGCAGCACCGTATCTAAACCCGAAAATATGAACTATTCCCACATTGGAAAACAACCAGGCCAAGAACTACAGTTAAATGTTTCTGAGGACAAGAGAGATATTACGTATAACACTTTAGATACTCTGTCAAAACTTAACATAGGAAGGAATGTAACGAAcgaaaaaaataagaataatgaAGAAGCAGAATACAATCATGCGATAGCTGGAAGGACTGGATCTCTTTCTGAAATAAAGATACCAGATGAATATGCACATCTGAATAGTGCTGTACAGATAAAACAAACACACGATATGACAGTATATCGGACCGTCGCGGCTGGCAACGAAGACGAGTTACATGAGATGCACAGGCCCGGATATTCCAAGGATACTGAGAAGTTGATCACCGAGGAAGAAAAGGGCGCTTCTGTACACTACAGTAAAGTAATAAAAACCAATGCGACGACTGACAGCCCTAATAAATCATTGCCAAGAAACGATGGTTACGAACTTGCAGTGGCTTTAAAACATGATTACCTGATTCTTGAGCCTGAAAAAGAGCCTGGCAATGAAACGGATGTACAGTTTCATGTGGCTGAAAACGAAGGTTTTGGTGAAAGGAGACTTTCTGAATGTGAGGAATcacaaaatcatcaatattttattttggaGAAAAATACAAACCTTTCTTAA
- the LOC123551717 gene encoding uncharacterized protein LOC123551717 isoform X2: MDLVIKIVLLFCLSQGLFGIGAKPDCNGKGANSCAPTTPTATTTTTTATIHSTNEDNVQSAVHTTTTATTASSKEPHAKAQGRQYKYEAVYIVIPVVAVVVVVAVIMGVVCCIKRRRIKLSLPRVLYRRNNPTETNSHGTAITNIAFNGAEVSLKESPTSVHTNQSLDSGYAEIPIGITEECPDNEYQTIDILPEDQTLFANTYGHLKDKSGCFDSKTYSHIGEKHTGSTVSKPENMNYSHIGKQPGQELQLNVSEDKRDITYNTLDTLSKLNIGRNVTNEKNKNNEEAEYNHAIAGRTGSLSEIKIPDEYAHLNSAVQIKQTHDMTVYRTVAAGNEDELHEMHRPGYSKDTEKLITEEEKGASVHYSKVIKTNATTDSPNKSLPRNDGYELAVALKHDYLILEPEKEPGNETDVQFHVAENEGFGERRLSECEESQNHQYFILEKNTNLS, encoded by the exons ATGGATTTAGTGATAAAAATTGTGCTACTATTTTGTTTATCTCAAG GTTTATTCGGTATTGGTGCTAAGCCAGACTGCAATGGCAAAGGAGCAAATTCATGCG caCCGACTACACCTACAGCTACAACTACAACTACAACTGCAACCATACATTCAACGAATGAAGACAATGTGCAGTCAG cTGTTCATACCACTACCACTGCTACGACGGCATCCTCTAAGGAACCACATGCTAAGGCCCAAG gaagACAGTACAAATATGAAGCTGTGTACATTGTTATTcctgttgttgctgttgttgttgttgttgcagtaATCATGGGTGTCGTCTGCTGCATTAAAAG AAGAAGGATCAAGTTGTCTCTCCCGAGAGTTCTTTACAGGAGAAATAATCCAACAGAAACAAACAGTCATGGAACAGCTATAACAAATATAGCATTTAACGGTGCCGAAGTATCTCTAAAAGAGTCTCCAACATCTGTTCATACGAACCAGTCTTTGGATAGTGGGTATGCTGAAATTCCTATTGGTATAACTGAGGAATGTCCTGACAATGAGTACCAGACAATAGACATCTTACCTGAAGATCAAACACTATTCGCCAATACTTATGGACATTTGAAAGACAAAAGTGGTTGTTTTGATAGCAAAACGTATTCACATATAGGCGAAAAGCATACAGGCAGCACCGTATCTAAACCCGAAAATATGAACTATTCCCACATTGGAAAACAACCAGGCCAAGAACTACAGTTAAATGTTTCTGAGGACAAGAGAGATATTACGTATAACACTTTAGATACTCTGTCAAAACTTAACATAGGAAGGAATGTAACGAAcgaaaaaaataagaataatgaAGAAGCAGAATACAATCATGCGATAGCTGGAAGGACTGGATCTCTTTCTGAAATAAAGATACCAGATGAATATGCACATCTGAATAGTGCTGTACAGATAAAACAAACACACGATATGACAGTATATCGGACCGTCGCGGCTGGCAACGAAGACGAGTTACATGAGATGCACAGGCCCGGATATTCCAAGGATACTGAGAAGTTGATCACCGAGGAAGAAAAGGGCGCTTCTGTACACTACAGTAAAGTAATAAAAACCAATGCGACGACTGACAGCCCTAATAAATCATTGCCAAGAAACGATGGTTACGAACTTGCAGTGGCTTTAAAACATGATTACCTGATTCTTGAGCCTGAAAAAGAGCCTGGCAATGAAACGGATGTACAGTTTCATGTGGCTGAAAACGAAGGTTTTGGTGAAAGGAGACTTTCTGAATGTGAGGAATcacaaaatcatcaatattttattttggaGAAAAATACAAACCTTTCTTAA
- the LOC123551717 gene encoding uncharacterized protein LOC123551717 isoform X5, with protein MDLVIKIVLLFCLSQGLFGIGAKPDCNGKGANSCAVHTTTTATTASSKEPHAKAQGRQYKYEAVYIVIPVVAVVVVVAVIMGVVCCIKRRRIKLSLPRVLYRRNNPTETNSHGTAITNIAFNGAEVSLKESPTSVHTNQSLDSGYAEIPIGITEECPDNEYQTIDILPEDQTLFANTYGHLKDKSGCFDSKTYSHIGEKHTGSTVSKPENMNYSHIGKQPGQELQLNVSEDKRDITYNTLDTLSKLNIGRNVTNEKNKNNEEAEYNHAIAGRTGSLSEIKIPDEYAHLNSAVQIKQTHDMTVYRTVAAGNEDELHEMHRPGYSKDTEKLITEEEKGASVHYSKVIKTNATTDSPNKSLPRNDGYELAVALKHDYLILEPEKEPGNETDVQFHVAENEGFGERRLSECEESQNHQYFILEKNTNLS; from the exons ATGGATTTAGTGATAAAAATTGTGCTACTATTTTGTTTATCTCAAG GTTTATTCGGTATTGGTGCTAAGCCAGACTGCAATGGCAAAGGAGCAAATTCATGCG cTGTTCATACCACTACCACTGCTACGACGGCATCCTCTAAGGAACCACATGCTAAGGCCCAAG gaagACAGTACAAATATGAAGCTGTGTACATTGTTATTcctgttgttgctgttgttgttgttgttgcagtaATCATGGGTGTCGTCTGCTGCATTAAAAG AAGAAGGATCAAGTTGTCTCTCCCGAGAGTTCTTTACAGGAGAAATAATCCAACAGAAACAAACAGTCATGGAACAGCTATAACAAATATAGCATTTAACGGTGCCGAAGTATCTCTAAAAGAGTCTCCAACATCTGTTCATACGAACCAGTCTTTGGATAGTGGGTATGCTGAAATTCCTATTGGTATAACTGAGGAATGTCCTGACAATGAGTACCAGACAATAGACATCTTACCTGAAGATCAAACACTATTCGCCAATACTTATGGACATTTGAAAGACAAAAGTGGTTGTTTTGATAGCAAAACGTATTCACATATAGGCGAAAAGCATACAGGCAGCACCGTATCTAAACCCGAAAATATGAACTATTCCCACATTGGAAAACAACCAGGCCAAGAACTACAGTTAAATGTTTCTGAGGACAAGAGAGATATTACGTATAACACTTTAGATACTCTGTCAAAACTTAACATAGGAAGGAATGTAACGAAcgaaaaaaataagaataatgaAGAAGCAGAATACAATCATGCGATAGCTGGAAGGACTGGATCTCTTTCTGAAATAAAGATACCAGATGAATATGCACATCTGAATAGTGCTGTACAGATAAAACAAACACACGATATGACAGTATATCGGACCGTCGCGGCTGGCAACGAAGACGAGTTACATGAGATGCACAGGCCCGGATATTCCAAGGATACTGAGAAGTTGATCACCGAGGAAGAAAAGGGCGCTTCTGTACACTACAGTAAAGTAATAAAAACCAATGCGACGACTGACAGCCCTAATAAATCATTGCCAAGAAACGATGGTTACGAACTTGCAGTGGCTTTAAAACATGATTACCTGATTCTTGAGCCTGAAAAAGAGCCTGGCAATGAAACGGATGTACAGTTTCATGTGGCTGAAAACGAAGGTTTTGGTGAAAGGAGACTTTCTGAATGTGAGGAATcacaaaatcatcaatattttattttggaGAAAAATACAAACCTTTCTTAA
- the LOC123551717 gene encoding uncharacterized protein LOC123551717 isoform X4: MDLVIKIVLLFCLSQGLFGIGAKPDCNGKGANSCAVHTTTTATTASSKEPHAKAQAVHTTTTATTASSKEPHAKAQGRQYKYEAVYIVIPVVAVVVVVAVIMGVVCCIKRRRIKLSLPRVLYRRNNPTETNSHGTAITNIAFNGAEVSLKESPTSVHTNQSLDSGYAEIPIGITEECPDNEYQTIDILPEDQTLFANTYGHLKDKSGCFDSKTYSHIGEKHTGSTVSKPENMNYSHIGKQPGQELQLNVSEDKRDITYNTLDTLSKLNIGRNVTNEKNKNNEEAEYNHAIAGRTGSLSEIKIPDEYAHLNSAVQIKQTHDMTVYRTVAAGNEDELHEMHRPGYSKDTEKLITEEEKGASVHYSKVIKTNATTDSPNKSLPRNDGYELAVALKHDYLILEPEKEPGNETDVQFHVAENEGFGERRLSECEESQNHQYFILEKNTNLS, from the exons ATGGATTTAGTGATAAAAATTGTGCTACTATTTTGTTTATCTCAAG GTTTATTCGGTATTGGTGCTAAGCCAGACTGCAATGGCAAAGGAGCAAATTCATGCG CTGTTCATACCACTACCACTGCTACGACGGCATCCTCTAAGGAACCACATGCTAAGGCCCAAG cTGTTCATACCACTACCACTGCTACGACGGCATCCTCTAAGGAACCACATGCTAAGGCCCAAG gaagACAGTACAAATATGAAGCTGTGTACATTGTTATTcctgttgttgctgttgttgttgttgttgcagtaATCATGGGTGTCGTCTGCTGCATTAAAAG AAGAAGGATCAAGTTGTCTCTCCCGAGAGTTCTTTACAGGAGAAATAATCCAACAGAAACAAACAGTCATGGAACAGCTATAACAAATATAGCATTTAACGGTGCCGAAGTATCTCTAAAAGAGTCTCCAACATCTGTTCATACGAACCAGTCTTTGGATAGTGGGTATGCTGAAATTCCTATTGGTATAACTGAGGAATGTCCTGACAATGAGTACCAGACAATAGACATCTTACCTGAAGATCAAACACTATTCGCCAATACTTATGGACATTTGAAAGACAAAAGTGGTTGTTTTGATAGCAAAACGTATTCACATATAGGCGAAAAGCATACAGGCAGCACCGTATCTAAACCCGAAAATATGAACTATTCCCACATTGGAAAACAACCAGGCCAAGAACTACAGTTAAATGTTTCTGAGGACAAGAGAGATATTACGTATAACACTTTAGATACTCTGTCAAAACTTAACATAGGAAGGAATGTAACGAAcgaaaaaaataagaataatgaAGAAGCAGAATACAATCATGCGATAGCTGGAAGGACTGGATCTCTTTCTGAAATAAAGATACCAGATGAATATGCACATCTGAATAGTGCTGTACAGATAAAACAAACACACGATATGACAGTATATCGGACCGTCGCGGCTGGCAACGAAGACGAGTTACATGAGATGCACAGGCCCGGATATTCCAAGGATACTGAGAAGTTGATCACCGAGGAAGAAAAGGGCGCTTCTGTACACTACAGTAAAGTAATAAAAACCAATGCGACGACTGACAGCCCTAATAAATCATTGCCAAGAAACGATGGTTACGAACTTGCAGTGGCTTTAAAACATGATTACCTGATTCTTGAGCCTGAAAAAGAGCCTGGCAATGAAACGGATGTACAGTTTCATGTGGCTGAAAACGAAGGTTTTGGTGAAAGGAGACTTTCTGAATGTGAGGAATcacaaaatcatcaatattttattttggaGAAAAATACAAACCTTTCTTAA